A window from Vulcanimicrobium alpinum encodes these proteins:
- a CDS encoding rhodanese-like domain-containing protein: protein MTEISVQDLKRRRDAGEPVVLLDVREPDEIATAKLDGATFIPMREIPARFGELPHDTPIAVLCHSGGRSGRVTDFLHANGYTNAVNVAGGIDAWSATIDPSVPRY from the coding sequence ATGACCGAAATCTCCGTCCAGGATCTCAAACGGCGCCGCGACGCCGGCGAACCGGTCGTGCTCCTCGACGTCCGCGAGCCGGATGAGATCGCGACCGCAAAACTCGACGGCGCCACGTTCATCCCGATGCGCGAGATCCCGGCCCGCTTCGGCGAACTCCCGCACGACACGCCGATCGCCGTCCTTTGCCACAGCGGCGGCCGCAGCGGTCGCGTCACCGACTTCCTCCACGCCAACGGCTACACCAACGCCGTCAACGTCGCCGGCGGCATCGACGCCTGGTCCGCGACGATCGACCCGTCCGTCCCCCGCTACTGA
- a CDS encoding class I SAM-dependent methyltransferase, with protein sequence MIAYAGEHTLNGPVLEVGTGSGRNTRALVAAGLEVVSVPDETPYTQLPGARDAYAAAISTHAYLHGTSAKLRAGIAELRRVLRPGAAVFLTLGSIADDRYGLGLPFDERSFAPGDGDEAGIPHVYLDRDGVIETLFGFTVESLEEVAVNEIAGRWAHDDDDPARRVHWFVIARKNAPAAAAQ encoded by the coding sequence TTGATCGCATACGCCGGCGAGCATACCCTCAACGGGCCCGTGCTCGAGGTGGGCACGGGTTCGGGGCGCAACACGCGGGCCCTCGTCGCCGCAGGTCTCGAGGTGGTCTCCGTCCCCGACGAAACGCCGTACACCCAGCTTCCCGGCGCCCGCGACGCCTATGCGGCGGCGATCTCGACCCATGCATATCTGCACGGCACCAGCGCGAAGCTGCGGGCGGGGATTGCGGAGCTGCGGCGCGTGCTGCGTCCGGGCGCAGCGGTGTTTCTCACCCTGGGATCGATCGCCGACGACCGCTACGGGCTCGGACTCCCATTCGACGAGCGCAGCTTCGCGCCGGGCGACGGCGACGAAGCGGGGATTCCGCACGTCTATCTCGACCGCGACGGCGTGATCGAAACGCTCTTCGGTTTCACCGTGGAAAGCCTCGAGGAAGTCGCGGTCAACGAGATCGCCGGACGCTGGGCGCACGACGACGACGACCCCGCACGACGCGTGCACTGGTTCGTCATCGCGCGAAAAAACGCACCCGCGGCCGCGGCTCAGTAG